The following proteins come from a genomic window of Pichia kudriavzevii chromosome 1, complete sequence:
- a CDS encoding uncharacterized protein (PKUD0A08630; similar to Saccharomyces cerevisiae YKL110C (KTI12); ancestral locus Anc_2.462) translates to MPLILFCGFPSSGKTTLAMRLAQELENKIASLGEDEEGSNFKVILHNDESLGIRHDMYRESATEKAARGTQMSAFKRDISKNNIVIMDMLNYNKGFRYQLFCDCKSAMTSNCVVQVICPTETCFQWNSARERGQQWDEDLMRGLIARYEEPDGGKRWDSPLINVASALDVVHGSNGSGSDNIDMDIRVPLDEVWSAIALRKGPKPNLATVLKPATRTDYLQELDRLTNEVVSQIVAFQNLNGLGSLPVKNINNETCTVHLQSSTTSTAALQRMRRSYVALNRVRTVDRDRIIPLFVEYLNNRLED, encoded by the coding sequence ATGCCCCTCATACTGTTCTGCGGGTTCCCATCTTCCGGGAAAACCACGCTTGCGATGCGGCTTGCCCAGGAGCTGGAAAACAAGATTGCCTCTCTTGGGGAGGACGAGGAAGGGTCTAACTTCAAGGTCATCCTCCACAACGACGAGAGTCTTGGTATAAGGCACGATATGTACAGGGAGTCTGCTACGGAGAAGGCTGCCCGCGGGACACAGATGTCTGCCTTCAAGCGAGACATCTCTAAGAACAACATTGTCATTATGGACATGCTCAACTACAACAAGGGGTTTCGGTACCAACTCTTTTGCGATTGCAAGTCGGCCATGACGAGCAACTGTGTGGTGCAAGTGATATGTCCCACAGAGACGTGTTTCCAGTGGAACTCGGCAAGAGAGAGAGGCCAGCAATGGGACGAGGACCTGATGCGGGGGTTGATTGCAAGGTACGAGGAGCCCGATGGCGGGAAACGGTGGGACTCACCGCTAATCAATGTGGCGTCAGCCTTAGACGTTGTCCATGGCAGTAATGGCAGTGGAAGTGACAATATCGATATGGATATCAGGGTGCCACTAGATGAGGTTTGGTCTGCTATTGCACTACGTAAGGGGCCCAAACCGAACCTTGCCACTGTTCTCAAGCCGGCAACCAGGACAGACTACCTCCAAGAGCTGGACAGGCTCACCAACGAGGTGGTCTCCCAAATCGTTGCCTTCCAGAACCTCAATGGACTAGGGAGTCTCCCGGTGAAGAACATCAACAACGAGACATGCACTGTTCATCTCCAGAGCTCAACCACGTCAACGGCGGCCCTCCAACGCATGCGGAGGTCCTACGTGGCCTTAAACCGTGTCCGTACAGTTGACAGGGACCGAATCATCCCCCTCTTTGTGGAGTACTTGAACAACAGGCTCGAAGACTAA
- a CDS encoding uncharacterized protein (PKUD0A08640; similar to Saccharomyces cerevisiae YMR097C (MTG1); ancestral locus Anc_2.463): protein MSQPLSKTASHAGRAVFRPRSEFPEYRVALAQLKGHQTKALTRMQQLAPQINLVLELRDSRTPLSSSNVLIDKIFKGKDKVIVYTKGDMSPLSSELLSRWHAPRNETFVELDCRRGKDIHKVLGLLKSKYGSMKPPPPLGLRLMVTGMPNVGKSTLVNGLRQHGLQVKHFKKVARTGDLAGVTRNTSEIIRICEKPEILLYDTPGVLLPQVNDIKTMLGLYLVGTVSGGGHMSATGNGVDPVIAADYLLYMLNLNEPSGKLYRRYLARPTNDVYELLEGVGKVTRDRRRSRVDGVMRANYTGCALHLVQEFRRGKLGKVCLDEEVLKGVTGEEYARLFEQEEARVGGLQTRIGVMETLYATNERERATVEEARVAKLGKHQRKKQEQMRQSNQLFF from the coding sequence ATGTCACAACCACTTTCCAAGACGGCCTCGCACGCTGGACGGGCGGTGTTCCGCCCGCGGAGCGAGTTCCCCGAGTATAGGGTTGCGCTTGCACAACTGAAAGGCCATCAAACCAAAGCTTTAACTAGGATGCAGCAGCTTGCACCACAGATCAACCTGGTATTAGAATTGAGAGACTCTAGGACACCATTGTCGAGTTCTAACGTTTTGATTGACAAAATTTTCAAGGGGAAGGACAAAGTCATTGTTTACACAAAGGGAGACATGTCTCCTCTTAGTAGTGAGCTTCTAAGTAGATGGCATGCACCACGAAACGAGACCTTTGTTGAATTAGACTGTCGTCGTGGGAAGGACATCCACAAAGTTCTGGGTCTCCTCAAGAGCAAGTATGGATCTATGAAGCCGCCGCCACCATTGGGTTTGCGACTTATGGTTACGGGGATGCCCAATGTGGGGAAATCGACCTTGGTCAATGGATTGCGGCAACACGGACTGCAGGTGaaacatttcaaaaaagttGCACGTACGGGAGACCTTGCCGGAGTTACCAGAAACACGTCGGAGATTATCCGGATCTGTGAGAAACCAGAGATTCTGCTCTACGATACCCCAGGTGTGCTTCTACCTCAGGTAAACGATATCAAAACCATGTTGGGCCTATATTTGGTTGGTACTGTATCTGGTGGTGGACACATGTCTGCAACAGGTAATGGTGTCGACCCTGTCATTGCTGCCGACTATCTGCTTTACATGCTGAACCTTAACGAGCCATCGGGCAAGCTCTATCGGCGGTACTTGGCGAGACCGACCAACGACGTCTACGAGCTACTCGAAGGTGTTGGCAAAGTGACGCGAGACCGTCGCCGGAGCCGTGTGGACGGCGTGATGAGGGCCAACTATACCGGGTGTGCGCTCCATCTTGTACAGGAGTTTCGGCGTGGCAAGCTCGGAAAGGTATGTCTCGACGAGGAGGTGCTTAAAGGCGTCACTGGTGAGGAGTATGCACGGCTCTTTGAGCAGGAAGAGGCACGTGTTGGGGGACTACAAACGAGAATTGGTGTTATGGAGACCCTCTATGCGACAAATGAGAGGGAGCGTGCTacagttgaagaagcaaggGTGGCCAAGTTGGGTAAACACCAGCGCAAGAAGCAAGAACAGATGCGACAGAGCAACCAGTTGTTTTTCTGA
- a CDS encoding uncharacterized protein (PKUD0A08650; similar to Saccharomyces cerevisiae YGR218W (CRM1); ancestral locus Anc_5.111) codes for MDSILDFSKDLDIAALDAVVETFYRGKGEDQRQAQVILTKFQDHPDAWTRADKILQFARDTETKYIGLSILNNLIKTKWKALPPDQRLGIRNFIASMIISMCDNDTQFVNERALINKCDLTLVQIVKQEWPHNWPNFIPEIVQSSKAGFNVCENNMIILKLLSEEIMDFSAEQMTQAKARNLKNSMTNEFQQIFQLCFEVLDKANKDSLILATLNCLLRYIHWIPIGYNFETELLPLLTNKFLSIDMFRSVTIKCLTEVSQLVAPQYDLKFVSMFSLAIENIMKVIPVDLDLKKTYKFASSSDQEFMQDLAMFLVVFLSNHLTPLENNIQLRDLLLTAHNYLIQLSRIEERELFKTCLDYWSKMVNGLYMEIQNLPLQNSSALLQLQYSSRSGAPNPELLKNRNLRKDIYSDILSKLRVIMIENMVRPEEVLIVENDEGEIVREFVKESDTIQLYKSIREVLVYLTHLDVDDTEQIMSAKLASQIDGTEWSWHNINTLCWAIGSISGSMDEEREKRFLVLVIKDLLALTEMKRGKDNKAVVASNIMYIVGQYPRFLRAHWKFLKTVVNKLFEFMHETHEGVQDMACDTFIKITQKCKRHFVIQQSGELKPFIEEIIENIQETTSDLSPQQVHTFYEACGTILSAQSSTPIREKLLSDLMKLPNIAWSSVVQQAGETPDLLGNPEIVKIIANIIKTNVSVCKPLGPSFYPQLGLIYIDMLSLYKAVSSLISNAVQSDGLIATKTPKVRGWRTIKKEILILIETYISKANNEHEIVRDLVPGLLSAVLEDYKTNVPDARDAEVLNCLSTLVDKVGPMIPDEIVLILSNVFECTLLMINRDFTEYPEHRVEFYKLLREIDLKGFNALLQFPPESFQSFIDAILWAFKHNNREVENSGLTLCYELLLNIEKLGPQNQFAIGFYRHYYFPIISDVFYVLTDSDHKAGFKLQTKLLSKMLELVVNDKINEPIYPADAAPQGTPNSLFLREYLGSMLMSAFNQLQQEQVSNFLQVLFSSFDNESKFTGILRDFLVQIKEYGGDATDYLFADEKEAELIERQRQQKEQASRVGGLLKPSEMED; via the coding sequence ATGGACTCCATTCTAGACTTCTCCAAGGACTTGGATATCGCCGCCCTAGACGCCGTGGTTGAAACCTTCTATCGTGGCAAGGGTGAAGATCAACGTCAGGCACAGGTCATTCTCACCAAGTTCCAGGACCATCCGGACGCTTGGACCAGGGCCGACAAGATCTTACAATTTGCAAGAGACACCGAAACAAAGTACATTGGCCTCTCCATCTTGAACAACCTCATCAAGACAAAATGGAAGGCACTCCCGCCAGATCAAAGGCTAGGCATTCGGAACTTCATTGCTTCCATGATCATCTCCATGTGTGATAACGACACCCAGTTTGTCAACGAAAGAGCCCTCATCAACAAATGCGACTTGACCTTGGTTCAAATTGTTAAACAAGAATGGCCCCACAACTGGCCAAACTTCATCCCAGAAATCGTCCAATCAAGTAAGGCCGGATTCAACGTATGTGAGAATAACATGATCATCTTAAAGCTATTATCAGAGGAAATTATGGATTTCTCAGCGGAACAAATGACCCAGGCTAAAGCTAGAAACTTGAAGAACTCAATGACCAACGAATTCCAGcaaattttccaattatGCTTTGAAGTCTTGGATAAGGCAAACAAGGACTCCTTGATTCTCGCAACCCTTAATTGCCTCTTGAGATACATTCATTGGATTCCAATTGGCTACAACTTTGAAACAGAATTGTTGCCCCTTCTAACTAACAAGTTCTTGTCCATAGACATGTTCAGATCGGTCACCATCAAATGTCTAACAGAAGTATCCCAGTTGGTTGCCCCACAATATGACTTGAAATTTGTCTCCATGTTCTCCTTGgccattgaaaatatcatgAAGGTCATACCTgttgatttggatttgaagaaaaccTATAAATTTGCCTCCTCCTCAGATCAAGAATTCATGCAAGATCTCGCTATGtttttggttgttttctTATCCAATCATTTGACCCCTCTCGAGAATAATATCCAATTGAGAGATTTGTTGTTGACTGCACACAATTATTTAATCCAACTATCCagaattgaagagagaGAGTTGTTCAAAACTTGCCTTGATTACTGGTCAAAAATGGTCAATGGCTTATACATGGAAATCCAAAATTTACCACTTCAAAATAGCTCTGCCCTACTTCAACTACAATACTCGTCTAGAAGTGGCGCTCCAAATCctgaattgttgaaaaatagaaactTACGTAAGGATATCTATAGTGACatattgtcaaaattaAGAGTTATAATGATTGAAAATATGGTTAGACCCGAAGAAGTCTTGATTGTCGAAAATGACGAAGGTGAAATCGTTAGAGAATTCGTCAAGGAGAGTGATACCATTCAATTATACAAATCAATCAGAGAGGTGTTGGTCTACTTGACCCATTTGGATGTCGACGACACCGAACAGATCATGTCCGCTAAGTTGGCAAGTCAAATCGACGGTACCGAATGGTCTTGGCATAACATCAATACCCTATGTTGGGCAATCGGATCAATCTCCGGCTCGATGGACGAAGAAAGGGAAAAGAGATTCTTGGTTTTGGTCATCAAAGATTTGTTGGCGTTGACCGAAATGAAGAGAGGCAAGGATAACAAGGCTGTTGTTGCTTCTAATATTATGTATATAGTTGGCCAGTATCCTAGATTTTTGAGGGCGCATTGGAAATTCTTGAAGACTGTCGTCAACAAACTATTTGAATTCATGCACGAAACTCATGAAGGTGTTCAAGATATGGCCTGTGATACTTTTATCAAGATCACCCAGAAATGTAAGAGACATTTTGTTATTCAACAGTCTGGCGAGTTGAAACCTTTCATCGAAGAAATTATTGAGAATATCCAAGAGACAACTTCAGACTTGTCACCACAACAAGTCCATACCTTCTATGAGGCGTGTGGTACCATACTATCCGCTCAGAGCTCAACCCCAATCAGAGAAAAGCTATTGTCCGATCTAATGAAACTGCCGAATATTGCATGGTCCAGTGTCGTCCAGCAAGCTGGTGAAACCCCAGATTTATTGGGCAATCCagaaattgtcaaaattattgcaaacattatcaaaactaACGTATCTGTCTGTAAGCCACTGGGCCCTAGTTTCTATCCTCAACTAGGATTGATTTACATCGATATGCTCTCCCTCTATAAGGCTGTTAGTTCTCTCATTTCGAACGCGGTCCAGTCGGATGGCTTGATTGCAACTAAGACGCCAAAGGTTAGGGGCTGGAGAACCAtcaaaaaggaaatcttgattttgattgagACCTACATCTCAAAAGCCAATAATGAGCATGAAATCGTTAGAGACTTGGTTCCTGGATTGTTGAGTGCTGTACTTGAAGATTATAAAACCAATGTCCCTGATGCAAGGGATGCTGAAGTCTTAAACTGCTTGTCAACATTGGTCGATAAGGTTGGTCCAATGATTCCagatgaaattgttttGATCTTATCAAATGTTTTCGAATGTACCTTATTAATGATCAACAGAGATTTTACAGAATATCCAGAACATAGGGTAGAGTTTTACAAGTTGTTGAGAGAGATTGATTTGAAAGGTTTCAATGCCTTGCTTCAATTCCCACCGGAATCTTTCCAATCTTTTATTGACGCAATCTTATGGGCATTCAAGCATAACAATAGAGAGGTTGAAAACTCTGGCTTGACTCTATGTTACGAGCTATTGTTAAACATCGAGAAATTGGGACCTCAAAACCAATTTGCTATTGGTTTCTATAGACACTACTATTTCCCAATAATAAGTGACGTTTTTTACGTTCTGACTGATTCTGATCACAAGGCTGGCTTCAAACTTCAAACCAAATTGCTATCCAAGATGTTGGAATTGGTGGTTAATGACAAGATCAATGAACCTATCTACCCAGCAGATGCAGCACCACAGGGTACACCAAATTCTCTGTTCTTAAGGGAATATTTAGGAAGTATGTTGATGAGTGCTTTCAACCAACTACAACAAGAACAGGTATCTAATTTCCTACAGGTTTTATTCAGCAGTTTCGATAATGAATCTAAGTTCACAGGCATTTTAAGGGATTTCTTGGtacaaatcaaagaatatGGTGGAGACGCAACAGATTACCTATTTGCTGACGAGAAGGAAGCAGAGTTAATAGAAAGGCAAAGGCAACAGAAAGAACAAGCAAGTAGAGTCGGTGGTTTGTTGAAGCCTTCAGAAATGGAAGACTGA
- a CDS encoding uncharacterized protein (PKUD0A08655; Pfam Domains: RRM_1(3.9e-15)) — protein sequence MSDIRIAGASVPFTKEGETVAKSVEGYVLIVLNLHPETTEDHLYDVFEEYARVMNLHLNLDKLTGYAKGYALVEFKSIEDAFEVLETHKQKKIEVLGRTIDIDFAFVDKRLNNSYRGGSRGIESSQDRDASPTRRR from the exons ATGTCAGATATTAGGATTGCAGGAGCATCTGTTCCCTTCACCAAAGAGGGTGAAACTGTTGCCAAGT CTGTTGAAGGATACGTTCTGATTGTATTGAATCTACACCCGGAAACTACAGAAGACCATCTATATGACGTGTTCGAAGAATATGCAAGAGTGATGAATTTACATTTGAATCTAGATAAGCTGACGGGATATGCCAAGGGATACGCATTGGTCGAATTTAAGAGTATTGAAGATGCCTTTGAGGTTCTAGAGACACataaacagaaaaaaatcgaGGTATTGGGACGAACAATCGACATTGACTTTGCGTTTGTGGATAAGCGATTGAATAACTCGTATAGAGGTGGATCAAGAGGAATTGAAAGTAGTCAAGACAGGGACGCATCACCCACAAGGAGGAGATGA
- a CDS encoding uncharacterized protein (PKUD0A08660; similar to Saccharomyces cerevisiae YKR004C (ECM9); ancestral locus Anc_2.514): protein MNINEERVSGKHLGLDTSRLFVQYLSDKTSRVIKKIQIVPDETMVQPEIRAIMAHEGRGIVTLQDELSGINEVLLSKSATRLMFNESFQYIYRTDQTSHVREDLKVASIVLLFMTPVDTHALKILWNCLRVDKEDVMEVFVIVAALLTCNYERTNKSSCLWELFKKLYVLILSSSWIVEPPECKSYEKLTRIPNLQGWLDRVSNFEICQFGCSTCLRSVLVHPRNYYACNLLRFLLSTCEDSGLKLHLIIQIIDFHNGEYDDYSLWMVVLDVCLDAKYRQMEYYREQRKMIDGRETTLPSLDVLRIYLKIKNCYTTSYGRFLTMLKLHYEFGLGLELETNLKNRVYSFEKAHGVVDIRKIEGPVNISSDALLKEEYEKALNIKRALCECQKNRKKHS, encoded by the coding sequence ATGAATATCAATGAGGAAAGAGTATCAGGGAAACACTTGGGACTAGATACATCAAGGCTGTTTGTGCAGTATTTGTCGGACAAGACATCAAGagtgataaaaaaaattcaaattgtaCCCGATGAAACAATGGTTCAACCTGAAATTAGAGCTATAATGGCACATGAAGGAAGAGGAATTGTCACCCTACAAGATGAGTTGTCAGGAATAAACGAAGTACTCTTATCCAAGTCAGCAACGAGATTGATGTTTAACGAATCATtccaatatatttatagAACAGATCAAACTTCACATGTAAGagaagatttgaaagttgCCTCAATTGTGCTACTCTTCATGACACCAGTAGATACCCATGCCCTTAAGATACTCTGGAATTGTTTAAGAGTAGACAAGGAGGATGTTATGGAGGTCTTTGTTATAGTAGCAGCTCTTTTGACCTGCAATTATGAAAGGACGAATAAATCCTCGTGTTTATGggaattattcaaaaagttgTATGTTCTTATATTATCCAGTTCCTGGATAGTAGAACCACCTGAGTGTAAAAGTTACGAAAAACTGACCagaattccaaatttaCAGGGCTGGCTAGACCGGGTATCTAACTTCGAGATCTGTCAATTTGGATGTAGTACATGCCTTCGTTCTGTCCTTGTACACCCTCGTAACTATTATGCATGCAATTTGTTACGGTTTTTACTATCAACTTGTGAGGATTCCGGCCTGAAACTACATTTaattattcaaatcatAGATTTCCATAATGGTGAATATGATGATTATAGCCTATGGATGGTAGTGTTAGATGTTTGTCTTGATGCAAAATATAGGCAAATGGAGTACTATAGAGAACAACGGAAAATGATTGATGGTAGGGAGACAACTTTGCCGAGCCTGGATGTTCTTCGAATTTatctgaaaataaaaaactgCTATACAACCTCATACGGCCGATTCTTAACAATGCTGAAACTACATTATGAATTTGGATTGGGTTTGGAGTTGGAAACTAACTTGAAGAACAGAGTCTATAGCTTCGAGAAAGCACATGGGGTTGTTGACATCCGAAAGATAGAAGGACCGGTGAATATCTCTTCGGATGCTTTactaaaagaagaatatgaaaaagCCCTAAACATCAAGCGAGCCTTATGTGAATGTCAgaaaaataggaaaaagcacagttga
- a CDS encoding uncharacterized protein (PKUD0A08670; similar to Saccharomyces cerevisiae YHR001W (OSH7) and YKR003W (OSH6); ancestral locus Anc_2.513) → MHSIKSKLLGKGEKLSRGPSNTSGASNTSISSSASAEYSENVEDIDEVDDQGQSILMGIISQLRPGCDLSRITLPTFILERKSMLERITNQLQQPDILLEASKTKDDVQRFLLVLKWYMSCWHIAPKAVKKPLNPILGEFFTCYWDLPDGTQAFYVAEQTSHHPPKSSYFYAIPEHGIRIDGLVAPKSRFLGNSTAAMMEGLTKLTFLDIIDEKTGKPEVYTLSQPNMYARGILFGGLKFELGDHLNINVSSSGLTADIEFKTKGFISGTYNAISGFVDLDGNHLYEIAGKWNEVMTLKDLKTKKTSTFFDCSKATPLPPKVRDISEQADFESRKLWVEVTDALAERDHKVATDAKFEIEEQQREAAKKRAEDGVEFYPKLFRQLSIEESALFGNEHLEFVFYKDHALTHDAENRNPERMKEHIFEAVPFLPGQAFSKQFEIPAFEKLKNNGE, encoded by the exons ATGCATTCGATCAAGTCAAAGCTACTAG GCAAGGGAGAGAAATTGAGTCGGGGCCCATCAAACACGTCAGGCGCCTCGAACACGTCTATATCTTCATCGGCATCAGCAGAGTATAGCGAGAATGTCGAGGACATTGACGAAGTTGATGATCAGGGACAATCCATTTTGATGGGAATTATATCTCAATTGAGACCGGGATGTGATTTATCTAGAATCACGTTGCCTACCTTCATTTTAGAAAGAAAGTCCATGTTAGAGAGAATCACCAATCAATTACAGCAGCCTGATATTCTCTTGGAGGCGTCTAAAACAAAGGATGACGTTCAAAGGTTTTTGTTAGTACTTAAATGGTACATGTCTTGCTGGCACATTGCTCCAAAGGCGGTCAAGAAACCATTGAACCCAATATTGGGCGAGTTTTTCACCTGTTACTGGGATTTACCTGATGGAACTCAAGCTTTCTATGTTGCAGAACAAACATCACATCATCCTCCTAAATCTTCGTATTTTTATGCGATTCCAGAGCATGGTATTAGAATTGATGGTTTAGTGGCACCCAAATCCAGGTTTTTAGGTAATTCGACTGCTGCAATGATGGAAGGATTGACTAAATTGACCTTTTTGGATATCATCGATGAAAAGACAGGCAAGCCTGAGGTTTACACCCTATCTCAGCCAAATATGTATGCAAGGGGAATTTTATTTGGGGGGCTAAAGTTTGAATTAGGTGATCATTTGAACATCaatgtttcttcaagtGGGTTAACTGCCGATATTGAATTCAAGACTAAAGGTTTTATTTCTGGTACTTATAATGCGATCTCCGGATTTGTCGATTTGGATGGTAATCATCTTTATGAAATTGCTGGTAAATGGAATGAAGTTATGACTCtcaaagatttgaaaactaAGAAAACGAGTACGTTTTTTGACTGTTCAAAGGCTACACCTCTACCTCCAAAAGTTAGGGATATCTCCGAACAGGCGGATTTCGAGAGTAGAAAACTGTGGGTTGAAGTTACAGATGCCTTAGCTGAAAGAGACCACAAGGTCGCTACTGATGCCaaatttgagattgaagaacaGCAAAGAGAAGCAGCAAAGAAGAGAGCCGAAGACGGCGTGGAATTCTATCCTAAGCTGTTCAGGCAATTATCTATTGAAGAGTCTGCCTTATTTGGCAACGAACATCTTGAGTTTGTTTTTTACAAGGATCACGCCTTGACCCATGATGCAGAAAACAGAAACCCTGAAAGAATGAAGGAACATATCTTTGAAGCAGTCCCATTCTTGCCTGGTCAagctttttcaaaacaattCGAAATACCGgcatttgagaaattgaagaataatGGAGAATAA
- a CDS encoding uncharacterized protein (PKUD0A08680; similar to Saccharomyces cerevisiae YKR002W (PAP1); ancestral locus Anc_2.512), producing MNNHLTTRQYGVTPPVSTEGPTKEEIALNDMMIEELRNQNSFESEAETEKRRKVLITLQQLTQKFVYTVSRRKNMSEGMAKDAGGKIFTFGSYRLGVYGPGSDIDTLIVVPKHVTREDFFTVFVELLRERPELQKIQPVPDAYVPIIKTIFDGVDIDLICGRLDIPQIPLDLTLEDNNLLRNIDERDLRALNGTRVTDQILQLVPQRTVFRHALRTIKLWAQRRAIYANMFGFPGGVAWAMLVARICQLYPNAVGAVIVSRFFNIYLQWKWPQPVLLKPIEDGPLQAKVWNPRIYGPDRGHRMPVITPAYPSMCATHNITASTQSIILSEMQRALVIMNDIQVGEKTWSDLFAKHDYFYRYKYYLTIVASSTGKYEDHIKWCGMVESKLRLLVLKIENVPGIVIAHPYVKPISTSYICKTEEQVKIMNTLYGTLDGEKYAKENLEEITINDDTDTDKLEADVAKEGNYLIHLMKLYIGLELDIKGKEKKMNIQVPCTEFDQICKSWISYKEDVFSLGIKYVKLWDLPNDVYGEGEKRPEKSTKKRKTDKNSKTNKKLKMVENESGAESSQGTPIPNSGSSNSNDLNNDGETGTAGAARAAAASTGASSASATTTATTAAV from the coding sequence ATGAACAACCACTTGACCACCAGGCAGTACGGTGTGACACCACCGGTTTCTACCGAGGGACCAACAAAGGAGGAAATTGCGTTGAATGATATGATGATTGAAGAACttagaaatcaaaattcttttgaatCTGAGGCtgaaacagaaaaaagaagaaaagttttgataaCTTTACAACAGTTAACTCAGAAGTTTGTTTATACAGTTTCTAGAAGGAAAAATATGAGTGAAGGTATGGCCAAAGATGCCGGTGGGAAAATCTTTACATTTGGGTCCTACAGATTAGGAGTTTATGGTCCTGGTTCAGATATAGATACATTGATTGTCGTCCCCAAACATGTTACTAGAGAAGACTTTTTCACTGTTTTCGTTGAACTATTAAGGGAGAGACCAGAATTACAGAAGATTCAGCCAGTTCCTGATGCTTATGTTCCAATCATCAAGACAATTTTCGATGGcgttgatattgatttaATTTGTGGCAGATTAGACATTCCTCAGATTCCTTTAGATTTAACTTTGGAAGACAACAATTTACTAAGAAATATCGACGAGAGAGACCTCAGAGCCTTGAATGGTACTAGAGTCACCgatcaaattcttcaattggtGCCCCAAAGAACCGTTTTCAGACACGCCTTGAGAACCATCAAATTGTGGGCTCAAAGGAGAGCAATCTATGCAAACATGTTTGGTTTCCCCGGTGGTGTTGCATGGGCAATGCTAGTTGCAAGGATCTGCCAACTTTACCCTAACGCCGTTGGTGCTGTAATTGTTTCaagatttttcaatatttatTTGCAGTGGAAATGGCCTCAACCTGTCTTACTAAAACCGATAGAAGATGGTCCTTTACAGGCAAAGGTATGGAATCCAAGAATTTATGGTCCAGATAGAGGTCATCGAATGCCGGTTATCACTCCTGCATATCCATCCATGTGTGCAACCCATAATATCACTGCGTCGACACAGTCCATCATTTTATCAGAGATGCAGCGGGCGCTGGTGATAATGAATGACATCCAAGTTGGTGAGAAAACATGGTCAGATTTATTTGCGAAACatgattatttttatagATATAAATATTATTTGACAATTgttgcttcttcaactggTAAATATGAAGACCATATAAAATGGTGTGGTATGGTTGAATCCAAATTAAGGTTATTGGTCTTGAAGATTGAAAACGTTCCTGGAATTGTGATAGCACATCCTTATGTTAAGCCCATTTCAACATCTTATATTTGTAAAACAGAAGAACAAGTCAAGATAATGAACACTTTATATGGTACTCTAGATGGTGAGAAGTACGCCAAGGAAAATCTTGAGGAAATAACGATCAATGACGATACAGATACAGACAAGCTAGAGGCCGATGTTGCCAAGGAGGGCAATTATCTGATACATTTAATGAAACTCTACATTGGATTGGAATTGGATATTAagggaaaagaaaaaaagatgaaCATCCAAGTTCCTTGTACGgaatttgatcaaatatGCAAGAGTTGGATTAGTTATAAGGAAGACGTTTTTTCATTAGGCATCAAGTATGTTAAGTTGTGGGATCTACCCAACGATGTATACGGGGAGGGGGAGAAAAGGCCAGAAAAGTcaaccaaaaaaagaaagaccGACAAAAATAGTAAAACTAACAAGAAGCTCAAAATGGTGGAGAACGAAAGTGGGGCGGAGAGTAGCCAAGGAACCCCCATTCCCAATAGTGGATCTTCAAACTCTAACGATTTAAATAATGATGGCGAAACCGGGACAGCAGGGGCGGCAAGAGCAGCTGCAGCATCAACAGGAGCATCATCAGCTTCTGCAACGACTACAGCCACTACAGCTGCTGTGTGA